The following DNA comes from Nitrospirota bacterium.
GGCATGATATGGCTGAAGATGATGCGCATGTCGCCTGCGCCGATAGCCCTTGCAGCAAGCACGAACTCCCTCTCTTTCAGGGACAAAAATTCTGCGCGCACAAGCCTTGCCACGCCCATCCATGATGTGAGCCCTATCACGATCATTATGTTCCATATGCCCGGTTCGATAAATGCGATGACAGCGAGTATCAGAAAGAATGTTGGTATGGAGAGCATGATATCAACGAACCGCATGATCAGCATGTCTGCCCACTTGCCGTAGTAGCCTGCGAGCGCGCCGAAAATTATTCCTATCAAAGTGGATATGCCGACAGCGACAAAGCCTACCTCAAGAGATATCCTGCTTCCGTAGACCATCCTTGAGAAGACATCTCTTCCCAGGTCATCAGTTCCGAGGAGATGCTCTCTGCCGGGTGCTTCGAGAATATGCCTGCTGTCAATGTCATTCGGGTCATAAGGCGCTATCACCGGCGCGAATATGGCGATGATAAAGAATATCGCAACAAGTGCCAGCCCGAATACGGCAAGCTTATGCCTGCTGAAGACGCGCCAGAATGAAGTTAATGAATTCATTATTCTCATACTTCCTATCTCGTCCTTATCCTCGGGTCTGCAAACATATAGCCGAGATCAGCCAGAAGATTTCCTATCAATGTCAGGAACGCGCCTATCGTAAGGATGCCCATGATGAGCGGATAATCCCTTGTCATTACACCCATAAAGAACATCTGCCCCATCCCCGGGATGCCGAAGATATTCTCAAAGATAACGCTTCCGCCGATGAGCCCCGGCACTGAAAGGCCGAGAAGTGTGATTATCGGAAGCACTGCGTTCTTCATCGCGTGTTTGTATATGACCTTGCTCTCAGGCAGGCCCTTTGCCCTTGCCGTTGTGATGTAGTCCTGCCTAATGACCTCAAGCATGTTGCTTCTCATATACCTTGACAGCCCAGCAAGTCCGCCGAACGAAGAGACAAATAGCGGCAGTATGAGATGTTGCGCCCTGTCCCATATCTTGCCAGGCAGCGTAAGAGAATCGTAATCCATTGACTTCACACCTGATATCGGAAGCCAGTCCAACTGTATGCCGAATAGCATCATCATCAGAAGCGCGAGCCAGAATGAAGGAATGGCAAAACCTAAAAAGACAAATGTGGTCGTGAACTTGTCGTAGAGCGAGTATTGATGCGTTGCCGAAGATACGCCTATGGGTATCGCAAAGAGGAAGATGATGAACATTGAGATCACATTTATCATGAATGTGATAAAGAGCCGCCGTTCTATAAGCGGCTGTTTCGTATCCCATATCTTATCCATCACAGGCCTTCTGTCAGTTGAGAAGGATTCGCCGAAATCAAGCTTCACGATCCTCTTGAGCCACATCCCGTACTGGACAGTTATCGGCTTGTCGAGTCCGTAATATTTTTCAAGCTTCACCCTTGCCTCAGGCGTTATCTTCGGGTTCATATCAGTGAGCATATCAGTAGGCTTGCCCGGTGCAAGGTGGATGATGAGGAACGAGAGGATCGTTATCCCGAAGAGGGTGGGTATCATCTCAAAGAGCCTTTTAATGATATAAATAAACATAGTTGTTCCGGAGAATATGATTGATATTTTACAGTGATTAGCTTAAATTAACGACATACAATTATCAACTAAGGAAGTCGGACTTCCATAGTTTGCTTTTGAACCTATATGAACAGGATACTCTCTATAATATTTATAATATTCTTCTTCGCGACTTCAGTTGTATTTTTCTTTATAGCCCTTGCGGGCTGGCTTCTTACAGTAATATTTGACAAGCGCCTTGCCACCCTGCATCAATTCATGTCCTTCTGGGGGGTATTTTATATCTGGGCGATACCCGGCTTTTCTCTCTCGATAGATGGCAGGGAGAAGGCGAGAAAGGGCGCGACATATATTATCGTATCCAACCATCAGTCGCAGCTTGATATAATGGCGGCATTCGGGCTCTTCATCCACTTTAAATGGGTCTCAAAGGCAGAGGTCTTTCGGATACCTTTCATAGGATGGGCAATGTCGCTGAACCGGTATATCAAGTTGGTGCGCTATAACAGAAAGGGTATGCTCAGGATGTTCAGGGACGCTGAGAGGACGCTTTCAAACGGAAGCTCTGTCTTCCTCTTTCCCGAGGGCACGCGTTCGGAAACCGGCATCGTCGGGACTTTCAAGTCCGGCGCGTTCGTTCTGGCAAAGAAGATGAAGCTGCCGATCCTTCCGATAGCGATAAATGGAACCGGCAGGGCATTGCCAAAGGGAAGCCTGAACTTTCACGGCAGGCATAAGATAACGGTCAGGGTGCTTGATGAGATAGCTTATGATGATTTCGCAGACATCGCGCCTGAAGAAATTGCTGCAAAGGTCAGGGACTTAATAGCCTCGAATGTTGATGAGCATAAAGAGCATGCGTAGCGTTTTGCACTGAGGTATGGGTGTGGAAGGCAGTGGCTGGATATTAAAAATATTACGGTTAGTTCCCGATTTCACTTATGTAAATCTTTTCAATTTCAGCAAGGACATCAGATAAATCTATTTGTCGGGCATCAATGATTTTACCGCCCTGAATGTGCTTATGATAAGGGAAAGTTGAGACACCTTTTGCAGATGGGTCTGGAGCATTGTCATACCTGAAGAAGAACTCTGAACTTGAACGATAGTTGTATGCATATTTATATTTTTCGATTCCTGTCCCAGTATTTTCTATGAACTCTTTAAAATCAAGAATGGAACCGTTTCTGAACTCTATTTTGCAGGAAATAAATGCTATGTCAGTTGTTTTGATGTCGATGTTCAGGTTGAATGAAGATACTATAACAAAGGAGTTGATGATGGATTCAATGTTGCGGATATAGTCATTTATACTCAAAAATTATCTCCTCAAGAGATGTTAGTCTCTCCCTTAATCTTTCAAGGGTTTCAATTTCACCTTCCCATTCTATGAGTTCCATATCATCTATTTTGCCGTAGAGGGACTCCCTGTCCAGTTTCCCGTATTTCTCCTCGAAGCTATTTAATTTTTGCTCAATATTATGTGCTGTTTTCCGAAGAATGTCAGCCTCGGTATGTATTGCACTTGTTATTTTATTCCGTGTCCAGTTGCTATCGGTTTCAATGGTAAGTTTTGTCATTATTTATCCTCCCCTGCATGTTGATGCTTAACTTATTTAAAGGGTATCACAAAGGAATATGGTATTTCAATTGAGCAGAGTGTGAATTCACATGAGATCATAATTCAAGGCTGAATACTGCTGTGCCTCTGGAGTTTCTGCGGGACGAACCATTTATTGAAGTTATAGCTTATGCCGATGGGTGTAGGTTTAATGCCCTTGAACCTTGAATGCACGATAGGCGTTGCCTCAGGCACATACAAAAACAGATAAGGCACTTCATCTGCGAGTATATCCTGTATCCTGAAGTACGATTTCTTCCTCTCCTCTATATCAAATGTCCTTCTTCCCTTCTCAAGAAGCGCGTCAACTTCAGGGTTGCTGTATGAGACGAAATTAAACTCTTTCTCGCCTGTCTTGCTTGAGTGCCAGATGTCGTACTGGTCAGGGTCGATGCCTATGCTCCATCCGAGTATGACCGCCTGAAAGCGCCTCTTGTCAATGAACTCATTAATGAATGTGCTCCACTCAACAGCCCTTATCTCTACCTTTATACCGATCTTTTTGAGCTTCTGCTGAATGATGGTAGCGGCATTCATCCTCTGCTGGTTGCCCATGTTGCTCAGTATCGTAAATTCAAAAGGCTTCCCGTCTTTATCCAGTATTCCGTCGCTGTTGGAATCGCTCCATCCTGCCTCTTTCAACAGGCTTAACGCTTTATCTTTATTGTATTCATACTTCACCGCATCAGGATTGTACGGCCATGTCTCAGGCACATAAGGCCCTGTGGCAGGCTTTCCAAGTCCGAGCAGCACCACATCAACAAGCTCTTTTTTATCTACCGCATATGCTATCGCCTTTCTTACGCGCACGTCGCTGAACAAGGGGAACTTCAGATTGAAGCCCATGTAGGTGTAGGAAAAGACGGGATAGCGGAACTTCTGAAAGTTCTTTTTGAAGAGGGCGGTCTCTGTCTGTTTTGTGTACTGTATCGGCGTGAGCCCCATCATGTCCACGCCCTGTGACTGAAGCTCAAGGAACATTGTGGCCGGGTCAGGGATTATCTTGTAAATGTATTGGTTAATATAGGGCCTTCCCTCGAAATAATCCTCGTTGGATGTCAGCCTCACATCCTGGCCGGTTGTCCATCTGCTGAACTTATACTGCCCCATGCCTATCGGATTTCTTGCAAAATCAACCTTTGTTATATCCTTGCCCTCAAGAAGGTGCTTGGGCAGGACGATCAGGTTTCCCCATGATGTGAGTGCCGGAGCAAACGGCTTTTCATATGTGGCCCTGAAGATATATTTATCCAGCACCTCGGCCTTTTTGACCTGGAGAAAATCCTCTTTGTAAGGTGTCGGTGTCTTTTCATCTATGATCGTCTTGTACCCGAACATCACATCATCTGCCGTGAACTCAACGCCGTCTGTCCATCTGACATTTTTTCTGAGATGGAATGTTATGACCAGCCCGTCAGGAGATATCTCCCATGACTCTGCAAGGTCGCCTATGACGCTCAGGTCCGTGTCGTATTTGACAAGCCCGTTAAAGATCATGCCTGCGACGCTGTGCGAGGCACTGTCTCCTGCTAACATCGGTATCAGGATGCTCGGTTCGCCTATAGAACCTTCGACGAAGGTATCACCGTAAGCCGGTTCGTATGTCTCGTTTTCGCTCACAGCAGGCGAGCGGCTCTCTGTTTCAGTAGTTTTGTTTTTGCAGCCTGAGAGGATGATCAACGATAAGACAAGACAGAAGATGGATAGAGAAAACTTTTTCCTGAGAATGCAATCACTCATGGAGTTAAACGCCGGTTCAATTAAAAGCCCTTGAAGAGCGCCATCTGCTCGGCCTTCTCCTCGGATGTCATGACAGGATAGTTATTGTCAAAACATGCGGTGCAGTAATTTTCAGGCATAGGAACAACTTTTAACAATCCTTCAATGCTCAGATATTTAAGGCTGTTCGATGTAATATACTTTTCAATCTCTTTGAGGGTGTGGGTCGCCGCGATAAGCTCGCTCCGGTTCGGGGTGTCAATGCCGTAGAAGCACGGGCCTATCGTAGGCGGGGAGCTTATCCTCATATGGACCTCTTTTGCGCCGCCGCGTTCCCTGAGCATCTTGACGATCTTCTTGCTTGTCGTTCCCCTGACTATGGAATCATCAACCACCACTATCTTTTTGCCTTCAAGCAGATCCCTCACAGGGTTCAGCTTCAGCTTCACCCCGAAATGCCTTATGGCGCCTTTCGGCTCGATGAATGTCCTTCCCACGTAATGATTCCTTACCAGTCCGAAGTCAAACGGTATGCCGCTCTCTTCCGAATAGCCGAGGGCGGCAGGCACTCCTGAATCAGGCACAGGTATGACGAGGTCTGCGTCAATCGGATGCTCTCTTGCAAGCTGGCGGCCGAACTCCTTTCTTATCCTGTTGACGTTCTGGTTTCCGAAGATGTAGCTGTCAGGCCTTGAGAAATATACAAATTCAAAGATGCAGAATGATTTCTTGGGGCAGTGAAGCGGCTTGAAAGACTGCATGCCCTTGTCATTTATAACTATCATTTCTCCGGGCTCTACATCGCGCACGTACTCAGCATCTATGAGGTTAAAGGCGCATGTCTCTGACGCAATGACATGGGCGCCGTCAAATTTGCCGATGCTCAGCGGCCTGAAGCCGTGAGGGTCTCTTACAGCGATAAGCTCTTTTGCTGACATTATCAGGATGCTGTATGCTCCGCGCAATTTGCTGAGAGCGTCAACTACACGCTCATAGTATGAGCCTGCTTTGGAGTTTGCGATAAGGTGCAGTATGACCTCGCTGTCTGAGTTTGACTGGAATATCGCTCCGTTCGCCTCAAGCTCATCTTTGAGTTCATTGGCGTTCACAAGATTTCCGTTATGCGCTATGGCAAGAGGGCCGAGGTAGAAGTTCACCATTATCGGCTGGACGTTCTTCAGCACACTTGAACCGGCGGTTGAATATCGGTTGTGGCCTATAGCCATATTTCCGGGCAGCCGCGTCAGCCGCTTCTCTGAGAATATATCAGCAACAAGGCCCATGGATTTTTCAATGTAGAGCTGCCTGGAATCTGAAGAGCAGATACCCGCGCCCTCCTGTCCCCTGTGCTGGAGCGCGTGGAGTCCGAGATAGGTGAGATTCGCTGCGTCGGTATGATTATAGATGCCCACGACCCCGCATTCGTCATGAAACTTGTCCAAAGGCAGAGAAGTGCTATCCTCAAACTGTGACGTACACTTAATTTTCTTAATTTTGTGATCCAATTTATTCCTGCAGAAACGAGTTGGTTTTGAAAAGTTAGTATAACATTTCCTTGAACCTATTCCCTAAGCCCTGTTAACTGTTCCTTTCGCACCACTCTCTTGCATTCTGGAATATCCTGAGCCACGGAGACGCCTGAAGCTTCTGCTTCCACTCCTCCGGCATCCACGGCCATTGCCATTTAAGAAATCCCCTTTCAGGGTGCGGCATCATTGCGAGGTGCCTGCCGTCAGGAGAGCAGAGGCCTGCTATGCCGTTAGTTGAACCGTTCGGGTTGAACGGGTAGGCTGCTGTTATCTCATTTGAGTCATCAACATAGCGCACCGGCGCAAGGCTCTCATCTTCGACCTTTTTAAGCATCTTCTCATCAGGGAAGTATGCCTTTCCTTCGCCATGCGCGACCCAGACGCCGAGGACAGAGCCTTCCATTCCCTTAAGCATAATAGAGTTGCCGGGAATTATCTTTACCGTAGAGAAGCGCGACTCAAAACGGCCTGAAGTGTTGTGTATGAACCTGGGCTGAATATTGTTCTCAATCCCCTGCCAGGGCACCCAGCCTAAAAGCGCCATGAGCTGGCAGCCGTTGCATATGCCGAGGCTGAATGTATCTTTTCTGTTGTAAAAATCCTGAAACTCCTTCCATACACGCTCATTGAACCTGATAACGCCTGCCCATCCCTTTGCCGAGTCAAGCACATCCGCGTAGCTGAAGCCGCCGACAAATGCGATGCCGCGAAAGTCTGAGAGCTTCACCTTTTCATTCAGAAGGTCGGTCATTGAAATATCCCACGGTTCAAAACCAGCCTGATAAAAGGCTGACGTCATCTCCCTGTCGCTGTTGCTTCCTTCTTCGCGAATGATGGCGACCTTGTATTTCTTCTCACTCTCCAGAATCCTGGAAGGCGTCTCTTCAGGTGTGAATGAAAGCTTATAATCCGGCCCGCTCCTGTCAAAATTTATCCTCTTCTCTTCATCAACACAGAGAGGATTTGTCTGTATACGGTCAAGCTGATAACTTGTCTCTTCCCATATCGCCCTTAACTTTCTCATGTCTTCATTAAGGACATATCCACCTGCTGATTTAATGGAAATATTTTTATCTTTAGTTGTCTTGCCGATAATGGAGAAAGGTATCTCTTCATTATCAAGCAGGGATATTATCATTTTCTCATCGTTCGGCAGATACTCAAATACTAATCCAAGTTCTTCTGAGAAGAGGGCCTTCAACGCATTATTCTCATTAACTCCTAACTCTATCTCGATCCCGCAGTTGCCGGAGAATGCCATCTCAAGAAGTGTTGTTATCAAGCCGCCGTCGCTTCTGTCATGGCCGGAAAGGATTAAACCTCTTGATATGAAATCCTGAACAGCGTTAAATGCCTTTCTCAGCAAAACAGGATTCACGTCAGGAGCATCGCTGCCAAGTTGTCCATAGACATGCGCCAATGAGCTGCCGCCAAGCCTGTTGTCCCCGTATCCCATATCAATGAGGAGCAGCCTGCTTTCACCGGGCCTCTTGATGTCAGGTGTTATGACCTTGGTTATATCAGGCATAGTAGCGTATGCTGAGATGACAAGCGTTCCGGGCGACTTGACCGTCTCTGTATCGCCTGCTGTATCAGTGACCATAGTTGCCATTGAGAGGCTGTCTTTGCCGCCGTCAACAGCTATGCCGAGCTTTATCATGAAGTCGCTCATCGCAACTGCTGCATCATGCAGTTTTGCGCCTTCACCGGGAAGCTTTGCCGCCCACATCCAGTTGCCCGAACACTTTATATCCTCTATGGATGATATCTTTGCCCAGGCCATATTGGTCAGCGCCTCGCCCAAACACATCCTCGCCATCGCAGCCGGGTTCAGAAGGCCTTTGATTGGCTGTTCTCCTATTGATAAAGCAGCGCCTGTTATTCCGCTATGGCTCTGGCTGATAACAGCAACATCCGATACTGTAAGCTGCAGCGGCCCTGCGCACTGCTGGCGCGCGATGAGCCCTGTAACGCTCCTGTCCACTTTACTCGTAAGAAATCTTTTTGATCCCACCGAGACGAGCCTTAGCACCCTATCCAGCGCATCTTTGACTGTAATATCTTCAGGAAGTTTCAGCGGTTGTGGTTTTGAGAGAATGCGCTTCATCTCAAATGTCTTCTGCGGCATATGGCCGAGAACTTTTTCAAGGTCAAGGTTTACAGGGGTGCTATTGTCATTGTCATCATAAAGTACTATCTTACCGTCGCCTGTTATCCTGCCGATGAAAGCGTAAGGCACCTTCTCACGTGCGCAGAGATCGTCAAAAAGGCCCGCATCCGAAGACCTCAGAAGCAGGGCGTTCTGTTCCTGATACTCCGCGCCCCATATCTCAAGCACAGAGAGCGTCTCGTCACCGACCTGTATCTTTCTCACATCTATCTTTGCGCCTGCCGGGTAGATTATCTCTTTCACGACATTGCAGTTTCCGCCTGCGCCCTGGTCGTGAATGCTGACTATCGGGTTTCGGTCGCCCATCTCCACGCATGCGCGCAGGACACGGTTCATCTTCTGCTCCATCTCTGCATCGCCGCGCTGAACTGCGTTAAAATCAAGCTCTTCAGCGTTTTCACCCTGTATCATGCTTGACGCAGCTCCGCCGCCGATGCCGATGCGATAAGCAGGGCCGCCGATCTTTACCACGCACATGCTCTTTTCAGGCTCGCCCTTTTTAACATGGCTTGAGCTCATCTGGCCAATGCCTGCTGTGAACATTATCGGCTTCAGCCACTCTGAACGTTCACCGTTTGGCAGCCTCATGCCGAATGAACGGGTAAAGCCCTGAATAAGAGGCTCGCCGAATTTATTGCCGTAATCAGATGCCCCGTTGCTCGCCTGTATCTCTATATCAAGGGGCGACGCAAGGTTCTTCGGATATGTGAAGCCTTTATCTTCCCAAGGCAGTTCATAGCCCGGAATATGCAGGTTTCCTACACAATACGCCGCTGTGCCTGCGCCGACAAGGCCGCCCCTGCCTGTTCCCTGTATGTCCCTGAGCCTTCCGCCCGTGCCTGTCTCAGCGCCGGGAAAAGGAGCGATGCCGCTTGGGAAGTTATGCGTCTCAGCCGTAAAGATAATGTCGTAATTGAGACTCTCTTTTCTGAAGCGTGAGGGACTCCCCGGTTTTTCAGGGGTTATCGTCGTGATCTCATAGCCTTTGATAGAGCTTGAGTTGTCATTGAATGCGATAACGCTGTTTCCGGGTTTCCACTTCAGCGGCCTCATCACCAGTTCGATGAGCGTGTGAGGTATCTCTTCCCCGTCGATCTTCAGCAGCCCTTTAAAGAACCAGTGCCTTGAATGCTCGCTGTTGGACTGGCTCAGGTCAAAGCACTCGACATTGGTCGGGTTTCTTCCTATATCATTCACAAAGAGGTTGTAATAATAATCAATGTCCCAGTCATCCAGCCCGAGCCCCATCTTTCGGTTGATCTTCTCAAGCGCTGATTTGCCCTCTTCAATGAATGGTATCTCAAATACCGGTTCAGGTTTGATCCCTGTCTCAAATGTCTTGAGCTGTTCGGGATAAGGGCACTCGGTCATTCTGTCGTAGAATAATGAAGAGTGGAGGGTTGTGAGTGAAGAGAGTAAACCCCTCCCATCCTCCCCTTGGCAAGGGGAGGAGCAAGGTGGGGTTCCCTCCCCTAAAATAAATTCAAATCTCCTTGAGCGTTCAATTCGTTTTATCTTCTTCAGCCCGCACGCGTGGCAGACAGATACCGCGTTTGACGACCATGCGGTTGCGAAGTTCATACGCGGGCCGACCTCCAGGATAACCCCCCTGTGTCCCCCCTTGGTAAGGTGGGAATTTAAGGTTAGAAAACTCTCATTTGAGAAATTCTCAGGTTCAAAGGTCTCAGAAAGCAGCCATGTCAGCAGCTTCATCTCTTCAGCAGAGAGTGGTTCGGATGCGTCTATGTTGAAGCAGAACTCTGTCCTTATATCCGCGATATCTGAAGATATCCTCTTCTTTACAACAGACAAAAGGTCATTTTTCTTGGCCTCGGAAAAGGCAGGGGTTCTATAAAGGTGTATCAAGCTCAATAGGGTCTCGCAATACAATGGATTTAAGGCAGACTATTTTAGCATTTTAGGGGATTGATGTCATTTTGTAGAGACTTTAGAGGTGGAATAGAGCGTAACATATAACAATCCTGGGATAATTAGAAAAAATTATGTATACCATTAGAATTTTTAACTGGACAATTTGATATTGGATGGCTATAATCGAATTAAGATAACTTATAAAATCTGTTAACTAAAATATCTAACATCTGAAAGGAGAGAGAAAATGAAGAGAAAAAAACTTTTAAACCTGACGGCTGCATTAATCGTTGCGTTGCCTGCCATTATTATAATGTCAATATATCACTCCATTGCCATTGCATATGATCCTGCTTTTTCTAGGGGTGACATGATATCCCACACCACGCCGACACCTTATGTAACTTCTAGTAGATTTACCCCCACCACAAGTCATATGACGCCAACAATAATGGTGGTCTCAAAGCAGTGGCTTGCGAATCAATTGGCTGAGAGATTCATAAAGTCAGGCCTTCAGTTCAATAGAGTTGCGAAGGTAAAGGAAGCGGATTATATACCTGATACACTAAAGTTCAAAGAATGCCTGAAGTTCCAGATGGCAACAATGGATAGATTACTCGGCGGATGCGTTATAACTTTTGATTCTGTTGAAGACTTAAATAAGCTGAAAGAGCATTATCTTGCGCTTAATGAAAAAGGCGAGTTTCACACATGGTCTTTCAGTAAAGACAATGTGCTTGTAATTCTTTCAGGTGAATTATCAGAGGAGCAGGCAAGATCATACGAGGCATCTCTATACTCGATATAAAATAAGAGGTAGTCTTTTTATCCAATTTTCCTAATCGGCGTCTTCTGAACCAGCCCCAATGTGATATCTCTCTCTTCGATATCGACCTTCTCCACTCTTACCATGACCTTGTCACCAAGGGTGAAGGTTCGTTTTGAGCGTCTGCCTTTAAGCCTGTATTTAGCCTCATCAAAGATGTAGTAATCATCACCCATGTCCGAGACATGTATGAAACCGGTTACAAAGTAATCCTGAAGCTGGACTGCCATTCCCTTTGGATTTATATTGCTCACCATTCCCTCGTACTCGTTCCCGACCTTGTCCTTCATGAACCATGCCTTCATGGCGCTGACGATCTCCCTCTCCGCTTCCATTGAGGCGCGCTCGGTCTTTGAGGATTGGAGCGCGATCTCTGCGAGATTTTTTTCAAGGAACTCCCTGCTCTTGTCTGAGAGCTTCTTCTTGTTGACGATCTCCCTGAGTACCCTGTGCACAACAAGGTCAGGATAGCGCCTTATTGGTGAGGTGAAGTGAGTGTAGCTATTTGAAGCAAGGCCGAAATGCCCGACGTTATCTTTGGAATACTTTGCCTGTTTCAGAGAGCGGAGCAGGAGCGTATTGAGGAGCGTCTCCTCGGGCAGCCCTTTTGACGCTTCAAGTATGGCGCGGAATGCCTTGACCCCTTTTGTCTTTATCTTCAGGCCGAACGCCCTGAGTATCGGCATCAGCTCATCGAGTTTATCTGTGTCAGGCTCTTCATGTATCCTGTAAAGCGACGGCACTCCCATCCCCTCAAGATATGATGCCACAGCCTCGTTCGCAGCTATCATAAACTCTTCTATCAACATATGGCTCATGTTGCGTTCCGCCCTGATGATGTCCTCAGGCGTTCCCTGTATATCAAGCAGGATGTACGGCTCAGGCAGGTCAAAGTCAAGGCTGCCGCGCTGTATCCTCATCTCTTTCAGTATCAGGTAAAGCTCCTTCATTATCTCAAAGTCCTCAAGCAGATAACCGTATTTTTTCCTCTCATCCGGGTCATTATCCACAAGGATCTTCTTTACAGAGTTATAGGTCATCCTCTCATTGCTGTTTATGATGCTTGGATAGAATTTCCTCTTTATCAGCCTGCCGTTTCTGTCAATATCCATCTCAGCTGTGAAAGCGAAACGGTCTACCTTCGGCATAAGGCTGCACAGGTTATTTGACAGCCTTTCAGGAAGCATGGGTATGACGTTCCCGGGGAAGTAGATGCTCGTGCCTCTCTCCCTTGCCTCAAGGTCGATATCCGTATCCCACGGCACATAGTGGCTGACGTCAGCGATATGCACATAGAGCTTATGGCCTTCAGGGATCTTCTTTATCGATATCGCGTCATCAAAGTCCTTTGCGTCCTCCCCGTCTATCGTTACGGTAAGAAGGCCTCTGCAGTCTACCCTGTTGTCAGGGCTTAATATCTCGCTGAAGCCCTTTGCCTCTCTTAGCACATTATCAGGAAATGCGAGCGGCAGTGAACGCTCCTCAATTATCATATCTATCTCGCGGCGCGGCTCATCCACCTCAGGCAGCACCTTCAGCACCTTTCCTTCAGGCGGCCTTGTGGCTGTCGGGTATGAGGTCAGCTCCACAAGCACGAGGTCTCCGTCTTTAGCCTTGCCCCTGTCCTTCGGCGCAATGAATACATCAAGCGGCAGCCTTCTGCCTTTGGGCTTTACATAGAAGGTGGTCTTTTCGAGATAGAGCCTGCCTATGATATTCTTCTGACCTCTTGCAAGGATCTTTAATACCGAGCCTTCTCTTCTTATGGAGCTTTCTACCCTTACTACGACACTGTCGCCTGACATGGCGCCGAGCGTCTTTCTGGGCGGTATGAATATATCCTTTTCACCTGACTTCTCAGGAATCATAAATCCGAACCCGTTCCTGTGAGCCTCAAAGATACCTGTAAGCATGTTCATCTGTTCGGCTATGCCGTAGCATCCTGTGCGCGTCCTGAATACCTTGCCTGACTGAACAAGGGATTCAAGCGTCTGGCCGAGCTTGCGTACGCCTGATTTATGAGTCCCTAACTGCTTTGCCAGTTCTTTGAGCTTAAGGGGTTTGGAGGTCTTCTTGCTGAGGTAGTTGAGGATCGATTCGCTGTCTTTTGTATTTTTAGTACTCATGTTACTAATGATTATAACAGTATCCGGCTGACAAAACTAATCAATATGAGATTATATATAATCTTTCAGTTAAGGTGTATTGAATAATTCCCCTCTTTGAAAAAGAGGGGTTAGGGGAGATTTTATAGAATGAATTTTAATAATCCCCCCTCGCCCCCCTTTGCCAAAGTGGGGTAATAAACCTCAAGGATTATAATCATTTGTGGTTTGTCCTCTTTAGATGTTCTTTCAGGTATCTGCCGGTATATGATTTTTTCTCTTTTGCAATATCCTCCGGCCTTCCTTCAGCAACTATATAACCGCCTTTCTCCCCGCCCTCAGGCCCAAGGTCGATTATCCAGTCAGCGCATTTAATTATATCAAGATTATGCTCGAC
Coding sequences within:
- the purL gene encoding phosphoribosylformylglycinamidine synthase → MIHLYRTPAFSEAKKNDLLSVVKKRISSDIADIRTEFCFNIDASEPLSAEEMKLLTWLLSETFEPENFSNESFLTLNSHLTKGGHRGVILEVGPRMNFATAWSSNAVSVCHACGLKKIKRIERSRRFEFILGEGTPPCSSPCQGEDGRGLLSSLTTLHSSLFYDRMTECPYPEQLKTFETGIKPEPVFEIPFIEEGKSALEKINRKMGLGLDDWDIDYYYNLFVNDIGRNPTNVECFDLSQSNSEHSRHWFFKGLLKIDGEEIPHTLIELVMRPLKWKPGNSVIAFNDNSSSIKGYEITTITPEKPGSPSRFRKESLNYDIIFTAETHNFPSGIAPFPGAETGTGGRLRDIQGTGRGGLVGAGTAAYCVGNLHIPGYELPWEDKGFTYPKNLASPLDIEIQASNGASDYGNKFGEPLIQGFTRSFGMRLPNGERSEWLKPIMFTAGIGQMSSSHVKKGEPEKSMCVVKIGGPAYRIGIGGGAASSMIQGENAEELDFNAVQRGDAEMEQKMNRVLRACVEMGDRNPIVSIHDQGAGGNCNVVKEIIYPAGAKIDVRKIQVGDETLSVLEIWGAEYQEQNALLLRSSDAGLFDDLCAREKVPYAFIGRITGDGKIVLYDDNDNSTPVNLDLEKVLGHMPQKTFEMKRILSKPQPLKLPEDITVKDALDRVLRLVSVGSKRFLTSKVDRSVTGLIARQQCAGPLQLTVSDVAVISQSHSGITGAALSIGEQPIKGLLNPAAMARMCLGEALTNMAWAKISSIEDIKCSGNWMWAAKLPGEGAKLHDAAVAMSDFMIKLGIAVDGGKDSLSMATMVTDTAGDTETVKSPGTLVISAYATMPDITKVITPDIKRPGESRLLLIDMGYGDNRLGGSSLAHVYGQLGSDAPDVNPVLLRKAFNAVQDFISRGLILSGHDRSDGGLITTLLEMAFSGNCGIEIELGVNENNALKALFSEELGLVFEYLPNDEKMIISLLDNEEIPFSIIGKTTKDKNISIKSAGGYVLNEDMRKLRAIWEETSYQLDRIQTNPLCVDEEKRINFDRSGPDYKLSFTPEETPSRILESEKKYKVAIIREEGSNSDREMTSAFYQAGFEPWDISMTDLLNEKVKLSDFRGIAFVGGFSYADVLDSAKGWAGVIRFNERVWKEFQDFYNRKDTFSLGICNGCQLMALLGWVPWQGIENNIQPRFIHNTSGRFESRFSTVKIIPGNSIMLKGMEGSVLGVWVAHGEGKAYFPDEKMLKKVEDESLAPVRYVDDSNEITAAYPFNPNGSTNGIAGLCSPDGRHLAMMPHPERGFLKWQWPWMPEEWKQKLQASPWLRIFQNAREWCERNS
- the rnr gene encoding ribonuclease R, with translation MSTKNTKDSESILNYLSKKTSKPLKLKELAKQLGTHKSGVRKLGQTLESLVQSGKVFRTRTGCYGIAEQMNMLTGIFEAHRNGFGFMIPEKSGEKDIFIPPRKTLGAMSGDSVVVRVESSIRREGSVLKILARGQKNIIGRLYLEKTTFYVKPKGRRLPLDVFIAPKDRGKAKDGDLVLVELTSYPTATRPPEGKVLKVLPEVDEPRREIDMIIEERSLPLAFPDNVLREAKGFSEILSPDNRVDCRGLLTVTIDGEDAKDFDDAISIKKIPEGHKLYVHIADVSHYVPWDTDIDLEARERGTSIYFPGNVIPMLPERLSNNLCSLMPKVDRFAFTAEMDIDRNGRLIKRKFYPSIINSNERMTYNSVKKILVDNDPDERKKYGYLLEDFEIMKELYLILKEMRIQRGSLDFDLPEPYILLDIQGTPEDIIRAERNMSHMLIEEFMIAANEAVASYLEGMGVPSLYRIHEEPDTDKLDELMPILRAFGLKIKTKGVKAFRAILEASKGLPEETLLNTLLLRSLKQAKYSKDNVGHFGLASNSYTHFTSPIRRYPDLVVHRVLREIVNKKKLSDKSREFLEKNLAEIALQSSKTERASMEAEREIVSAMKAWFMKDKVGNEYEGMVSNINPKGMAVQLQDYFVTGFIHVSDMGDDYYIFDEAKYRLKGRRSKRTFTLGDKVMVRVEKVDIEERDITLGLVQKTPIRKIG